In Bacillus thuringiensis, the DNA window TAGTTATACGAATCGTACTATTTGTTCCCAACAGTGCATCAGCTTGAGTAGTTGCTATAAACAAAAAAATAGCATCACCTTGTTTGGTGATGCCTTTAACATCCAATTTCCTTCTAGAACACGGAAACTAACTATAACCTCTTCTCTAAAAAGTGTTGACTATGTCCTTTAGGATGATCTTCAACAACACCATATTCTCGGTAGCCATGCTTTTTATAAAAATCTGGCGCTTGAAAACTAAATGAATCTAATAATATTAATCTACACCCTTTTTCCTTCGCAATGTCTTCGATTTTATGTAACAATTGACTGCCATAACCATCATGACGAACTGTTTCATCAACCCATAAAAAATCTATATGAAGATGATAAAAATACATCGTTCCTGTTACTCCACCAAATATTTTTCCATCCTCACCTTTTACTACGAAACTTACTTGCTCCATCGGCTGTTTTGCTTCATCTGTTAAAATCGACATGTTATATTGAATTACTTTATTTTTTATGTATTCTCCTTCAGCTCTAGTACCATTCTCTATGCGTTTCATATATTTCTTCCTTTCAACTTAGTAAGCTACCTTTAATTTTTACTTTTCCTTTTTAAAATACTAATAAACACGAATCCACCATAAGTAACAAAGCATGAAAAACCAATTATCCCTGGCACAGAGACATAACCTGTTCTTATATAACTAATAACGGCAAAACAAGCGATAGATAATAAAATAGATGGCCAAAATATAAGAGCTGTTTTTCTTCGTCTCTCTTTCGATGTACTTTCTTTCTCTTCAGAAACACGTGTGCCAAAAAGCAATACAATACAAATAAGTATCGCTGCAAAGTAAATCGTATCTATTGACAGAGTATGATCGTAAATCGCGATTCCAACTTCCAAAGCGATAATTGTTAAAATTAATATAATGATTGTTGATGTCTTTAAGTTTCTTTTCAACCTCTCACCCCTTGCCACTTTTACTGCTGATGCTAAAGGAACATGCAGTTCATTATTATAGGAGTAATTATATTATCATATTTTTTTGAGTACACAACCACTCCAAGTTGACCACATTGTATTTCTTTCATTTTTTTATATCATCGTTTGCATATTCATACCTGTTTTTATATTGTTTTATCGTCTTCTCAAAATTCGATATAGAATATAAAAAACCTTTTTTGTTACATGATATTTATGCATACAATAAAAAAGATAGCATGAAATTTCCTCATGCTACCTTTATAAAATAAATATTACGCATAACGCAAACACCTACTCTTCCGTAGGCTTTTTAGGACCATTAAGCTCCAATTGATAAAAAGCTAAATCTAACCACCTATTAAACTTATAACCGGCCTTCTTTATTGTCCCCGCATGAACAAATCCATAGTTTTCATGTAAGGCAATGCTTTTCTCATTTTCTGCATCAATTCCAGCAATTAAGGTCATATATTCCCTTTCTTTTGCAACTGTGATTAATGCCTTCATTAAAGAAGTTCCTATCTTATTTTTTCTATATTCCTTATGAACATACACAGAATGCTCAATTGAATATTTATAGGCAGGCCAAGCTCTAAACGGCCCGAATGTCGCAAATCCTACTACTTTATTATCTAGTTCGTATACAAAAATCGGATAGCCATCAGCCTTTTTTTGTTCATACCAATCTATTCTATTTTCAAGGGTTACAGGTTTATACGTATATACGGCTGTTGTATACAGTATGGCATCATTATAAATATCTAAAATATATGTTATATCTTTTTCCGTTGCTTCCCTTATCATAGTTTTCTTCCTTTCATATACGTTATCTTTTTTTACTACCTATTCGTTACACGAACACTAGCTTTTCGGAAGCCATCATAAATGTTTAATGCAGCAGATACTATATAAATAAGAATACCTCCACCAATTAACCACTTTTTAATTTCCTCTGGAGAAGTAGTAAACACATTTGCCATATACGAAATAAATCCTTCGTTAAATAAATGCGGATTTACTACAATTACAATGAATACTATTGTTCCAGCTATTTGGAGTATAGCATTCCCAATTGCCAACTTTTTCGTCCATTGTCCTTGTACTAACTTATAAAGAGATATACCTACTTCAAACACGATCATAATTACAACGATTGGCCAATACTGAAGTAACACATCTTGATTAAAAGTTGGCGCGACAAACTTCAATCCGCTTTCTGTACCATGATATACACCTACAAGATGATTCGCATAAAAGTACAGTGTGGCCCATATTGCAGTCCACATCAAACCTCCAAAAACTTCAAACTTTGAGATTGATTTTTTCTTTGGAATATACGAAGTATTTTTCAGATCATCAGGCGTCCATTTTTTTAAACTTGTCGTCAACGGTTGGGTTCCTTTGTCTTTATCTGTTCTTTCTAAAATTGCAAATACAAGTGTCAACCAGAAAAATACATGGAGGCCTACTTCGACAATTTCCCCAATTCCTTTACCTATCAAATTTAAAATAACATTTAATACCGCTTGCTCACCATTATATCCTACAAAATTTTCTGCAACCATTGCAATGAGTGCGATTACAGCTGCAATTGGTATAATCATTTTTAATAACGTCGTATATACATCAAAATAACGTGGTCCAATTAAATGCATCGGTCTATCCAAATACCCATTAGCCAATGAAACTGGGCTTCCCAATTTTTCAAGGACACTCTTTACATCTTCCTCATTATACTCATCAGGTAACATATCCTCGATAGTTGACCGTAGTTCAAGAATAATATCTTCACGATTTTTTTCAGGTAATCTCTTCGCTACTTCCTCGACATACATATCAATCAAGTTCATTCTTGTCCTCCTCCTTTAATAGGTTATAAAGTTCTTTCGAATCCTTTATCCATTCCTTTTTTAACTGCAAAAATATCTCTAATCCATATTCACTTAAAACGTAATACTTACGAGGTCTACTCTCCGTTTTATCCCAACTACTCGTCACTAGCTCTTGCTTTTCTAATCGGCGAAGTAGTGGATATAAAGTACTTTGATCGATTGTGATC includes these proteins:
- a CDS encoding HAAS signaling domain-containing protein, whose product is MNLIDMYVEEVAKRLPEKNREDIILELRSTIEDMLPDEYNEEDVKSVLEKLGSPVSLANGYLDRPMHLIGPRYFDVYTTLLKMIIPIAAVIALIAMVAENFVGYNGEQAVLNVILNLIGKGIGEIVEVGLHVFFWLTLVFAILERTDKDKGTQPLTTSLKKWTPDDLKNTSYIPKKKSISKFEVFGGLMWTAIWATLYFYANHLVGVYHGTESGLKFVAPTFNQDVLLQYWPIVVIMIVFEVGISLYKLVQGQWTKKLAIGNAILQIAGTIVFIVIVVNPHLFNEGFISYMANVFTTSPEEIKKWLIGGGILIYIVSAALNIYDGFRKASVRVTNR
- a CDS encoding phage holin family protein, with the protein product MDVKGITKQGDAIFLFIATTQADALLGTNSTIRITMIFFFIENELLSL
- a CDS encoding GNAT family N-acetyltransferase is translated as MIREATEKDITYILDIYNDAILYTTAVYTYKPVTLENRIDWYEQKKADGYPIFVYELDNKVVGFATFGPFRAWPAYKYSIEHSVYVHKEYRKNKIGTSLMKALITVAKEREYMTLIAGIDAENEKSIALHENYGFVHAGTIKKAGYKFNRWLDLAFYQLELNGPKKPTEE
- a CDS encoding GNAT family N-acetyltransferase, with the protein product MKRIENGTRAEGEYIKNKVIQYNMSILTDEAKQPMEQVSFVVKGEDGKIFGGVTGTMYFYHLHIDFLWVDETVRHDGYGSQLLHKIEDIAKEKGCRLILLDSFSFQAPDFYKKHGYREYGVVEDHPKGHSQHFLEKRL
- a CDS encoding PadR family transcriptional regulator: MDALLNSLITELRRGTLTLAVLSQLRTPQYGYSLVQLLEQSGITIDQSTLYPLLRRLEKQELVTSSWDKTESRPRKYYVLSEYGLEIFLQLKKEWIKDSKELYNLLKEEDKNELD